A genomic region of Noviherbaspirillum sp. L7-7A contains the following coding sequences:
- the mobA gene encoding molybdenum cofactor guanylyltransferase MobA, translating into MNTEQITGLILAGGRGSRMGHVDKGLQNFRGAPMALHVMMRLQPQVGELMINANQNLGPYESFGLPVWPDEIQGFEGPLAGMHTGLVHCMTDYMVTAPCDSPFLPTDLVARLAEGLTHADADLAVAVTEGNGRRQAHPVFCLMKASLLQHLTEYLRGGGRKIDAWYASLKIAEVLFADEDAFRNINTLAELKQYE; encoded by the coding sequence ATGAACACTGAACAGATTACCGGGCTGATCCTGGCTGGCGGACGCGGCAGCCGGATGGGCCATGTCGACAAGGGCCTGCAGAACTTCCGCGGCGCGCCGATGGCGCTGCATGTGATGATGCGGCTCCAGCCGCAGGTAGGCGAACTGATGATCAATGCCAACCAGAACCTGGGGCCCTACGAGTCCTTCGGCCTGCCGGTCTGGCCGGATGAAATCCAGGGTTTCGAAGGGCCGCTGGCCGGCATGCACACCGGCCTGGTTCACTGCATGACCGATTACATGGTGACCGCGCCCTGCGACTCGCCCTTCCTGCCGACCGACCTGGTGGCGCGCCTGGCCGAAGGCCTGACCCACGCCGATGCAGACCTGGCGGTGGCTGTCACAGAAGGCAATGGCAGGCGCCAGGCGCACCCGGTGTTTTGCCTGATGAAGGCCTCGCTGCTGCAGCATCTGACCGAGTATCTGCGCGGCGGCGGCCGCAAGATCGACGCATGGTATGCCTCGCTCAAGATCGCCGAAGTGCTGTTCGCGGACGAGGACGCCTTTCGCAACATCAACACGCTGGCGGAACTGAAGCAGTACGAGTAA
- a CDS encoding substrate-binding domain-containing protein codes for MYKVTISPQWEISSGAETPLDTGALLRLLRAIDETGSIAEATRSVGLSYRYAWGLLRDAERIFGHGLMQSGRGRGTRLTPLAEKLIWADRRIAARLSPTLESLASELEAELARLVGAGAQAIRLDASHGFAVAAFLNHINAAGLPIELRYRNSSDAVAALARRECDLAGFHVPLGEHEQQAAGRYRQWLSPRSHCLVHLATRTQGLIVAAGNPLGIDGLADLARSGVRFVNRQAGSGTRMLLELMLASAGLKPDAINGYENAEFTHSAVAAYIASGMADVGFGVQTAAQRFGLGFVPLLAERYFLAARSPSLEEPMMKQALDILRSAPFRAAVDALAGYDASDSGTILSLGEAFGPALQ; via the coding sequence ATGTACAAGGTCACTATCAGTCCCCAGTGGGAAATCAGCAGCGGCGCCGAAACGCCGCTGGATACCGGCGCGCTGCTTCGGCTGCTGCGCGCCATCGATGAAACCGGCTCGATTGCCGAAGCCACCCGCTCGGTCGGGCTGTCCTACCGTTATGCCTGGGGCCTGTTGCGCGATGCCGAACGCATCTTCGGCCATGGCCTGATGCAGAGCGGCCGCGGCCGCGGCACCCGGCTGACGCCACTGGCCGAGAAACTGATCTGGGCCGACCGCCGCATTGCAGCCCGCCTCTCGCCCACCCTGGAAAGCCTGGCCTCGGAACTGGAGGCCGAGCTGGCCAGGCTGGTCGGCGCTGGCGCGCAGGCCATCAGGCTCGATGCCAGCCATGGCTTTGCGGTGGCGGCCTTCCTGAACCACATCAACGCAGCGGGCTTGCCGATCGAACTGCGCTATCGCAACAGCAGCGACGCGGTGGCTGCGCTGGCGCGGCGCGAATGCGACCTGGCCGGCTTTCATGTGCCGCTTGGCGAGCATGAGCAGCAGGCCGCCGGGCGCTACCGGCAATGGCTGTCGCCGCGTTCGCATTGCCTGGTGCACCTGGCTACCCGCACCCAGGGCCTGATCGTGGCCGCCGGAAATCCTCTGGGCATTGACGGACTGGCCGACCTGGCCCGGTCCGGCGTGCGCTTCGTCAATCGCCAGGCCGGCTCCGGCACCCGCATGCTGCTGGAACTGATGCTGGCCAGCGCCGGCCTGAAGCCGGACGCCATCAACGGCTACGAGAATGCCGAATTTACCCATTCGGCAGTGGCCGCCTACATCGCCAGCGGCATGGCCGATGTCGGCTTCGGCGTGCAGACCGCGGCCCAGCGCTTCGGCCTGGGCTTCGTGCCGTTGCTTGCCGAGCGCTATTTCCTGGCAGCGCGCAGCCCCTCGCTGGAAGAGCCGATGATGAAGCAGGCGCTGGATATCCTGCGCTCGGCACCGTTTCGCGCCGCGGTCGACGCCCTGGCCGGCTACGACGCCAGCGACAGCGGCACCATCCTGTCGCTGGGAGAGGCCTTCGGGCCGGCATTACAATAG
- a CDS encoding chaperone modulator CbpM encodes MDGMTLEAVWLNEGQTCSFLTLIEASGLTGEEVQWLMESGALMPLPLPAPEAEPQPQESLSFPAAALPVARLARRLRDDFELDRAGLALALRLMQRIDTLEQEVARLRARLPVRHGPA; translated from the coding sequence ATGGATGGCATGACGCTGGAAGCCGTATGGCTCAATGAAGGCCAGACCTGCAGCTTCCTGACCCTGATCGAAGCATCGGGGCTGACTGGCGAGGAAGTGCAGTGGCTGATGGAAAGCGGCGCCCTGATGCCGCTGCCGCTGCCGGCGCCGGAGGCGGAGCCGCAGCCACAGGAGAGCCTCAGCTTTCCGGCGGCGGCATTGCCGGTGGCGCGGCTGGCGCGGCGATTGCGGGACGATTTCGAGCTTGACCGCGCGGGCCTGGCGCTGGCGCTGCGCCTGATGCAGCGCATCGATACCCTGGAGCAGGAAGTGGCGCGGCTGCGCGCCCGGTTGCCGGTGCGCCACGGCCCGGCCTGA
- a CDS encoding PA3611 family quorum-sensing-regulated virulence factor codes for MTFRILAIFLACATSSLAYAGPFNNFMDGFGGGLNDGGQGRNLDQTLANVSAYLNRDVPVTLDADTRLDQVTSEPGHKLTYHYTLTNVESKDIKRAEFLKLVRPPLQARLCESNEMRGFLRRGVTISYQYRSKDGSPLGAARFKASDCGLQQVS; via the coding sequence ATGACATTCCGCATTCTGGCCATTTTCCTGGCATGCGCAACCAGCAGCCTGGCCTACGCCGGGCCCTTCAATAACTTCATGGACGGCTTCGGTGGCGGCTTGAACGACGGCGGACAGGGCCGCAATCTCGACCAGACGCTGGCCAATGTGAGCGCCTACCTGAACCGCGATGTGCCGGTTACGCTCGATGCCGATACCCGGCTCGACCAGGTCACTTCCGAGCCGGGCCACAAGCTGACCTATCACTACACGCTGACCAATGTCGAGTCCAAGGACATCAAGCGCGCCGAGTTCCTGAAACTGGTGCGTCCGCCGCTGCAGGCGCGCCTCTGCGAGAGCAATGAAATGCGCGGTTTCCTCAGGCGTGGCGTGACGATTTCCTATCAATATCGCAGCAAGGACGGAAGCCCGCTGGGTGCCGCGCGCTTCAAGGCCAGCGACTGCGGCCTGCAGCAGGTTTCCTGA
- a CDS encoding NADP-dependent malic enzyme, with protein sequence MDQQASKEDQLRDAALEYHRSPTRGKISVTPTKALSNQRDLSLAYSPGVAYACEAIAETPAMAAEYTSRANLVAVITNGTAVLGLGNIGPLASKPVMEGKGCLFKKFAGVDVFDIELAEHDPDKLVEAIAMLEPTVGGINLEDIKAPECFYIEKKLRERMNIPVFHDDQHGTAIISAAALLNWLKVVGKRIGDVKMAVSGAGAAAIACLDIMVSLGVERKNIFVADSKGVIYEGRDANMEANKARYAQDTGARVLADIVKGADVFLGCSTAGVLTGDMVRTMGDRPLILALANPEPEIRPEVAKAARPDCIIATGRSDYPNQVNNVLCFPYIFRGALDCGATKITEEMKLACVRAIADLAEAEMNDAVAAAYAGQDLTFGPDYLIPTPFDQRLIERIAPAVAKAAAESGVATRPIADMEAYRQQLSQLVYHTGLIMKPVFSAARSAPRRVVYAEGEQENVLRAVQTVVDEGLARPILIGRPHVIQMRIEKAGLRLKPETDFELINPEDDPRYRAYHEAYHGLRGRDGITPDMAKSALRRSNTLIGAMLMHMGDADAMLCGTVGRFEHHLEHVEDVIGLAPGATTFAAMNALMLDKFTMFITDTYVNDDPSAEQLAEITQLAAEEVRRFGLQPKVAMLSHSMFGSSNRPSARKMRAAHDLVAKAAPELELEGEMQGDAAMSEDVRRHYLPGTSLAGSANLLVMPSLDAANIAFNLLKITGGQGVTVGPILLGAAKPVHILTPNATSRRIVNMTAVAVAGANARVDSTRQG encoded by the coding sequence ATGGACCAACAAGCAAGCAAGGAAGACCAGCTGCGCGACGCAGCCCTCGAATATCACCGCAGCCCGACCCGCGGCAAGATCTCGGTCACGCCGACCAAGGCGCTGTCCAACCAGCGCGACCTGTCGCTGGCCTATTCCCCCGGTGTCGCCTATGCCTGCGAAGCCATCGCCGAAACACCGGCCATGGCCGCCGAATACACCTCGCGCGCCAATCTGGTAGCGGTGATCACCAACGGTACCGCGGTGCTCGGGCTGGGCAATATCGGCCCGCTGGCTTCCAAGCCGGTCATGGAGGGCAAGGGATGCCTGTTCAAGAAATTCGCCGGCGTCGATGTGTTCGACATCGAACTGGCCGAGCATGACCCGGACAAGCTGGTGGAAGCGATCGCGATGCTGGAGCCGACGGTGGGCGGCATCAACCTGGAAGACATCAAGGCGCCGGAATGCTTCTACATCGAGAAGAAGCTGCGCGAGCGGATGAACATCCCGGTCTTCCATGACGACCAGCATGGCACCGCCATCATTTCCGCCGCCGCGCTGCTGAACTGGCTGAAGGTGGTGGGCAAGCGGATCGGCGACGTGAAGATGGCCGTGTCCGGCGCCGGCGCCGCGGCGATTGCCTGCCTGGACATCATGGTGAGCCTGGGCGTCGAGCGCAAGAACATCTTCGTGGCCGACTCCAAGGGCGTGATCTACGAGGGCCGCGACGCCAACATGGAAGCCAACAAGGCCCGCTATGCGCAGGACACCGGCGCCCGCGTGCTGGCTGACATCGTCAAGGGCGCGGACGTCTTCCTCGGCTGTTCCACCGCCGGCGTACTGACCGGCGACATGGTCAGGACCATGGGCGATCGTCCGCTGATCCTGGCGCTGGCCAACCCGGAGCCGGAAATCCGCCCGGAAGTCGCCAAGGCGGCGCGGCCCGACTGCATCATCGCCACCGGCCGCTCGGACTATCCGAACCAGGTCAACAATGTGCTGTGCTTCCCCTACATCTTCCGCGGCGCGCTCGACTGCGGCGCCACCAAGATCACCGAGGAAATGAAGCTGGCCTGCGTGCGCGCCATTGCCGACCTGGCCGAAGCCGAGATGAATGACGCGGTAGCGGCCGCCTATGCCGGCCAGGACCTGACCTTCGGCCCCGATTACCTGATCCCCACACCGTTCGACCAGCGCCTGATCGAGCGGATCGCGCCGGCGGTGGCGAAGGCCGCAGCCGAGTCCGGCGTGGCCACCCGGCCGATCGCCGACATGGAGGCCTACCGCCAGCAGCTGAGCCAGCTGGTGTACCACACCGGCCTGATCATGAAGCCGGTATTCTCGGCCGCCAGGAGCGCGCCGCGGCGGGTGGTTTATGCCGAAGGCGAGCAGGAGAATGTGCTGCGCGCGGTGCAGACCGTGGTGGACGAGGGACTGGCCCGGCCCATCCTGATCGGGCGTCCCCATGTGATCCAGATGCGCATCGAGAAAGCCGGGCTGCGCCTGAAACCGGAGACCGACTTCGAGCTGATCAACCCCGAGGACGACCCGCGCTACCGCGCCTATCACGAGGCTTACCACGGCCTGCGCGGCCGCGATGGCATCACGCCCGACATGGCCAAGTCGGCGCTGCGCCGCTCCAACACCCTGATCGGCGCGATGCTGATGCACATGGGCGATGCCGACGCCATGCTGTGCGGCACGGTGGGCCGCTTCGAGCACCACCTGGAGCATGTGGAGGACGTGATCGGCCTGGCGCCGGGCGCCACCACCTTCGCCGCGATGAACGCGCTGATGCTCGACAAGTTCACCATGTTCATCACCGACACTTATGTCAACGACGATCCAAGCGCAGAACAGCTGGCCGAGATCACCCAGCTCGCCGCCGAGGAAGTCAGGCGCTTCGGCCTGCAGCCCAAGGTGGCGATGCTGTCGCACTCGATGTTCGGTTCATCCAACCGCCCCTCCGCCAGGAAGATGCGGGCCGCGCATGACCTGGTGGCGAAAGCGGCCCCCGAACTGGAACTGGAAGGCGAAATGCAGGGCGACGCGGCAATGTCGGAAGACGTGCGGCGTCACTACCTGCCAGGCACCAGCCTGGCAGGCAGCGCCAACCTCCTGGTGATGCCTAGCCTGGACGCGGCCAACATCGCCTTCAACCTGCTGAAGATCACCGGCGGCCAGGGCGTGACGGTGGGCCCTATCCTGCTGGGCGCGGCCAAGCCGGTGCACATCCTGACGCCAAATGCGACGTCAAGGCGCATCGTGAACATGACGGCAGTGGCCGTAGCCGGGGCGAATGCCAGGGTGGACAGCACCAGGCAAGGTTGA
- a CDS encoding superoxide dismutase family protein: protein MKRTAMLAASFSLAALSGCAFLPPVPIAVADLSPTQGNTASGTATFVERSGKILVDGRFKGLTPGQHGIHIHEKGDCSAPDAMSAGGHYNPTGEQHGAPGAASHHGGDLGNISADANGDATLNVSLDTGRFGMSKLASNTIAGKALVIHADPDDLASQPAGNSGKRVACGVIRMQ from the coding sequence ATGAAACGAACCGCCATGCTTGCTGCTTCTTTTTCGCTTGCAGCGCTGTCCGGGTGTGCCTTCCTGCCGCCGGTGCCGATCGCCGTAGCCGACCTCAGCCCGACCCAGGGCAATACCGCCAGCGGCACCGCCACCTTTGTCGAGCGCAGCGGCAAGATCCTGGTGGACGGCCGTTTCAAGGGCCTCACGCCAGGCCAGCATGGCATCCATATCCATGAGAAGGGCGACTGCAGCGCGCCCGATGCCATGAGCGCCGGCGGCCATTACAACCCCACCGGCGAGCAGCACGGCGCGCCCGGCGCTGCCAGCCATCATGGCGGCGACCTTGGCAACATCAGCGCCGATGCCAATGGCGACGCCACGCTGAATGTCTCTCTGGATACCGGCCGCTTCGGCATGAGCAAGCTGGCCAGCAACACCATCGCCGGCAAGGCACTGGTCATCCATGCCGATCCGGACGACCTGGCCAGCCAGCCGGCCGGCAACTCGGGCAAGCGGGTGGCCTGCGGCGTGATCCGCATGCAATAA
- a CDS encoding NAD(P)/FAD-dependent oxidoreductase → MKVGNELGAALNPPDEIPVLDCLIIGGGPGGLTAAIYLRRFHRSIMLIDKGESRLSLIPVSHNYPGFPEGVQGSALLQSLRDQLGAAGGEVTQGEVTSIGRDEKSFYADWNGGRVRAHKVIMATGIVDIGLPTENWRAAVRHGAIRLCPICDGYDVTDRRIAIVCGQDNRVAHARFMRTFSADITLLLPQDAPPLNEEERAQLREAGVAWLEAPALDVSTPDSRTPLVHTADGGQHAFDVLYPMLGENARSRLAADLGAELGDCGDLVVDIHQRTTVDGLYAIGDVVVGINQISVSTGQAAVAATDVHNKLPACLRCADRDRAAQAKPVHAPEVPESTDAFQIG, encoded by the coding sequence ATGAAGGTCGGAAACGAACTGGGCGCTGCATTGAATCCACCGGACGAGATCCCGGTGCTGGACTGCCTGATCATCGGCGGCGGCCCCGGTGGCCTGACCGCGGCCATTTATCTGCGGCGCTTTCACCGCAGCATCATGCTGATCGACAAAGGCGAGAGCCGGCTGTCGCTGATTCCGGTGAGCCATAACTATCCCGGCTTTCCGGAAGGCGTGCAGGGCAGCGCCTTGCTGCAGAGTCTGCGCGACCAGCTCGGCGCTGCGGGCGGCGAGGTCACGCAGGGCGAGGTCACCAGCATCGGGCGCGACGAGAAAAGCTTTTATGCCGACTGGAATGGCGGCCGGGTGCGGGCGCACAAGGTGATCATGGCGACCGGCATCGTCGACATCGGCCTGCCCACCGAGAACTGGCGCGCGGCGGTCAGGCATGGCGCGATAAGGCTGTGCCCGATCTGCGATGGCTATGACGTGACCGACCGCCGCATCGCCATCGTCTGCGGCCAGGACAACCGGGTTGCGCATGCGCGCTTCATGCGCACCTTCAGCGCCGACATCACCTTGCTGCTGCCGCAGGATGCGCCGCCGTTGAACGAGGAGGAAAGGGCGCAGTTGCGCGAAGCCGGCGTGGCCTGGCTGGAGGCGCCGGCGCTGGATGTGTCGACCCCGGACAGCCGCACGCCGCTGGTGCATACCGCCGATGGCGGGCAGCATGCCTTCGACGTGCTGTATCCGATGCTCGGTGAAAACGCCCGCTCGCGGCTGGCCGCCGACTTGGGCGCCGAACTGGGCGACTGCGGCGACCTGGTGGTCGACATCCATCAGCGCACCACCGTGGATGGCCTGTATGCAATCGGCGATGTGGTGGTGGGCATCAACCAGATCAGCGTGTCGACCGGACAGGCCGCGGTTGCCGCCACCGACGTACACAACAAGTTGCCCGCCTGCCTGCGCTGTGCCGACCGTGACCGCGCCGCGCAGGCGAAGCCGGTTCATGCGCCGGAGGTGCCGGAATCGACAGATGCTTTCCAGATCGGTTAA
- a CDS encoding DnaJ C-terminal domain-containing protein, producing the protein MKYKDYYAALGVERDATPEQIKKAYRKLAHQYHPDISKDPEGEAKFKEVQEAYATLKDPEKRAAYDDLGRRPAGESFEPPPDWGQGFGHGENFSDVDLADLLAAFASARGGRGGRRSQRGQDAEANAPVTLEQVSEGAEVDLRLSLPEYDARGLLHHVPRTFRVRIPKGAGDGQRLRLAGKGGPGLNGGPPGDLYIVIRLQPHPLYRVSGRDLYIDLPLSPAEAVLGASVEVPTLRGRVELKVAPGTANGRQLRLSRRGLPTADGGHGDLYAVVRIDVPPSPTARERELYAELSKVSAFDPRGHFSRKG; encoded by the coding sequence ATGAAATACAAGGACTATTACGCCGCCCTCGGCGTGGAGCGTGATGCCACGCCCGAGCAGATCAAGAAGGCTTACCGGAAACTGGCGCATCAGTACCATCCGGACATTTCCAAAGACCCGGAAGGCGAGGCCAAGTTCAAGGAAGTGCAGGAAGCCTATGCCACCCTGAAGGATCCCGAGAAGCGCGCCGCCTATGACGACCTGGGCCGCCGCCCGGCCGGCGAAAGCTTCGAGCCGCCGCCCGATTGGGGACAGGGCTTTGGCCATGGTGAGAATTTTTCCGATGTCGACCTGGCAGACCTTCTGGCCGCCTTCGCGTCCGCGCGTGGCGGCCGCGGCGGGCGGCGGTCGCAGCGCGGGCAGGATGCGGAGGCCAACGCGCCGGTGACGCTGGAGCAGGTCAGCGAGGGCGCCGAGGTCGATCTGCGCTTGAGCCTGCCGGAATACGACGCGCGCGGCCTGCTGCATCATGTGCCGCGCACGTTTCGGGTGCGCATTCCCAAGGGCGCCGGCGATGGCCAGCGGCTGCGCCTGGCGGGCAAGGGCGGCCCCGGCCTGAATGGCGGTCCGCCGGGCGACCTGTATATCGTGATCAGGCTGCAGCCGCATCCGCTCTACCGGGTCAGCGGCCGCGACCTGTATATCGACCTGCCGCTGTCGCCGGCCGAAGCGGTGCTGGGCGCCAGCGTCGAGGTGCCGACCCTGCGCGGTCGGGTGGAACTGAAGGTGGCGCCCGGCACCGCCAATGGCCGCCAGCTGCGGCTGTCCCGGCGCGGCCTGCCGACCGCCGACGGTGGCCATGGCGACCTGTATGCGGTGGTGCGCATCGATGTGCCGCCGTCGCCGACTGCGCGCGAGCGTGAACTGTATGCGGAGCTGTCCAAGGTGTCGGCATTCGATCCGCGCGGTCACTTTTCCCGGAAAGGCTGA